A single genomic interval of Bacillus spongiae harbors:
- the ylqF gene encoding ribosome biogenesis GTPase YlqF yields MTIQWFPGHMAKARREVTEKLKLVDIIIELVDARLPLSSRNPMIDEIVHQKPRLVVLNKEDMADPQLTKKWITYFESNGIKAISVNAQAGNGMQKIVKESQSILKEKWDRMKSRGMKPRAIRAMIVGIPNVGKSTLINRLVKKNIAKTGNTPGVTKSQQWIKVGKELELLDTPGILWPKFEDEKVGYKLALTGAIKDTILNLQDIALYGLLFLEEHYVSKLKERYEFSDIPDNPVDKFQHIGKLRGCLMAGGEIDYDKTAELIIRDVRGIQLGRVTFDFPPEDDNEKM; encoded by the coding sequence ATGACAATACAATGGTTTCCTGGCCATATGGCGAAGGCTCGAAGAGAAGTAACAGAGAAGTTAAAATTAGTCGATATTATTATCGAACTAGTTGATGCAAGACTTCCACTCTCTTCTCGAAATCCGATGATTGATGAGATTGTTCATCAAAAGCCACGGCTTGTTGTCTTAAATAAAGAAGATATGGCAGATCCTCAGCTGACAAAGAAGTGGATTACCTATTTTGAAAGTAATGGAATTAAAGCAATCTCTGTAAATGCTCAAGCAGGAAATGGCATGCAGAAAATTGTTAAAGAATCACAATCGATTTTAAAAGAAAAATGGGATCGCATGAAGTCAAGAGGCATGAAGCCTAGAGCGATTAGAGCGATGATAGTTGGAATTCCAAACGTAGGTAAATCGACTTTAATTAACCGATTAGTAAAAAAGAATATTGCTAAAACAGGGAATACGCCAGGCGTTACGAAAAGCCAGCAATGGATTAAAGTCGGAAAAGAACTAGAACTATTAGATACACCAGGAATATTATGGCCAAAATTTGAAGATGAGAAGGTAGGCTATAAGCTGGCTCTGACTGGTGCCATAAAAGATACAATACTAAATCTACAGGATATTGCGTTATATGGGCTATTGTTTTTAGAGGAGCATTACGTTTCCAAGCTAAAAGAGCGGTATGAGTTTAGTGACATACCAGATAATCCGGTCGATAAGTTTCAACATATCGGAAAGCTTAGGGGCTGCCTAATGGCAGGGGGAGAAATAGATTACGATAAAACCGCTGAATTAATTATCCGAGATGTACGGGGGATTCAATTAGGGAGA
- the rplS gene encoding 50S ribosomal protein L19: MNQLIQEITKEQLRTDLPSFRPGDTVRVHVNIVEGNRERIQVFEGVVIKRRGGGISETFTVRKISYGVGVERTFPVHTPKIAKIEVMRRGKVRRAKLYYLRALRGKAARIKEIR, translated from the coding sequence ATGAATCAATTAATTCAAGAAATTACTAAAGAGCAACTTCGTACTGATCTACCTTCATTCCGTCCTGGTGATACTGTACGTGTTCACGTGAACATCGTAGAGGGTAACCGTGAGCGTATCCAAGTATTTGAAGGTGTTGTGATTAAACGTCGTGGTGGTGGAATTTCTGAAACATTTACAGTACGTAAGATTTCTTACGGTGTAGGTGTTGAACGTACTTTCCCTGTACACACGCCAAAGATTGCAAAAATCGAAGTAATGCGTCGCGGTAAAGTTCGTCGTGCGAAACTTTATTACCTACGTGCTCTACGTGGTAAAGCTGCTCGTATTAAAGAAATTCGATAA
- the lepB gene encoding signal peptidase I yields MVKKKNEVWEWTRALLIAAGIAAIIRFFLFSPIVVDGSSMVPTLQSGERMIMNKISYHFKEPDRFDIIVFHAPGNKDYIKRVIGLPGDEIKYQNDVLYINGEAYEEPYLDEYKAMFEGNNYTEDFTLEGVMSENTVPEGHVFVLGDNRPVSQDSRTIGPIKMEDVVGSTNIVFWPFNDVRYVK; encoded by the coding sequence TTGGTTAAGAAGAAAAATGAAGTATGGGAATGGACAAGGGCTTTATTAATCGCAGCTGGCATTGCGGCAATTATTCGCTTTTTCCTGTTTTCACCTATTGTTGTAGATGGTAGCTCCATGGTACCAACTTTACAAAGCGGTGAACGTATGATCATGAATAAAATTAGCTACCACTTTAAAGAACCTGATCGATTTGATATTATCGTATTTCATGCTCCAGGAAATAAGGATTACATAAAAAGGGTTATAGGCTTGCCAGGAGATGAAATAAAATATCAAAATGATGTTTTGTATATTAATGGCGAGGCCTATGAAGAACCCTATTTAGATGAATATAAAGCTATGTTTGAAGGAAACAATTATACAGAAGATTTTACACTTGAAGGTGTGATGAGTGAGAACACGGTACCGGAAGGACATGTATTTGTACTGGGTGATAATCGTCCGGTCAGCCAAGATAGCAGAACGATTGGTCCGATTAAGATGGAAGATGTGGTAGGATCAACAAATATTGTTTTCTGGCCGTTTAATGATGTCCGGTATGTTAAGTAA